From a region of the Vicia villosa cultivar HV-30 ecotype Madison, WI unplaced genomic scaffold, Vvil1.0 ctg.000244F_1_1_3, whole genome shotgun sequence genome:
- the LOC131625830 gene encoding ethylene receptor 2-like: MYKSTASGFLTFLLLLCVSATANGFPKCNCDDDTSWWTIENILECQKIGDFLIAIAYFSIPIELLYFISCSNIPFKWVLFQFLAFIVLCGMTHLLNSWTYGPHTFQTIVTLTVLKVLTAMVSCATAITLITLIPLLLKVKVREFLLKLKTRELGIEVGMITKQNEAGMHVRMLTQEIRKSLDRHKILYTTLVELSKTLGLQNCAVWMPNVDKTEMSLTHELNGRNVNSSIPITDPDVVRVKGDNVVNVIDSDSPLASASSGVSVDVGPVAAIRMRMLRVSDFKGGASEVTEACYAILVLVLPSAEDRSWSNQEMEIIKVVADQVTVALSHAAILEESQLMREKLEEQNQSLQQEKRKTMMASEARAVFQKVMSNGMGRPMHSVMGLLSMLQDENLKNEQKLIVDSMVRTSSVVSNLMNDAMDNSDRDVGSGRFTLEMKCFGLHNMLKEAACIAKCMSLCKGYGFKVEVDKSLPNYVIGDEKRVFQVILHMVRNLIDGNHGGGILVFRVFAESGSRGRTDQGYATWRPSSSSGDVDVRFEIGINSSDSESETSASSGRLSGRTRTSDRAFDEKLSFINCKKIIQSMKGSIRSVPNARGFPQVMTLALRFQLRRSIAVTIPEPGESSESSSSNSLFRGLQVLLADNDDVNRVVTRKFLQKLGCVVTSVSSGLECLSLIGPAGGSPFEVILLDLHLPDLDGFEVTSRIRKFKSRNWPIVVALTASSGEGLREKCMHIGFNGVIRKPILLQGFSDELRRILKGN; the protein is encoded by the exons ATGTATAAATCAACAGCATCTGGATTTTTAACTTTCCTGCTTCTATTGTGTGTATCTGCAACTGCTAATGGATTTCCAAAATGCAACTGCGATGATGACACAAGCTGGTGGACTATTGAGAATATTCTAGAATGCCAGAAAATCGGAGATTTCTTAATCGCCATCGCGTATTTCTCAATCCCTATCGAGCTTCTCTATTTTATTAGTTGCTCAAACATTCCATTCAAATGGGTTCTTTTTCAGTTCCTTGCATTCATAGTCCTTTGTGGAATGACACATTTGTTGAATAGTTGGACTTATGGACCTCACACTTTTCAAACCATCGTGACACTGACTGTCTTGAAAGTCCTCACTGCAATGGTTTCATGTGCAACTGCCATAACATTGATCACTTTGATCCCTTTGCTTCTTAAAGTGAAGGTTCGAGAGTTTTTGCTCAAGCTTAAGACGAGGGAGCTTGGAATCGAGGTTGGTATGATCACGAAACAGAATGAGGCTGGAATGCATGTGAGAATGCTTACTCAAGAGATTAGAAAATCGCTCGATAGACATAAGATTCTGTATACTACTTTGGTTGAGCTGTCGAAAACTTTAGGGTTGCAGAATTGTGCTGTGTGGATGCCTAATGTTGATAAAACTGAAATGAGCCTCACTCATGAATTGAATGGGAGGAATGTTAACTCCTCTATACCGATTACTGATCCGGATGTTGTACGAGTTAAGGGAGATAATGTAGTTAACGTTATTGATTCTGATTCACCGCTTGCTTCTGCTAGTAGTGGAGTTTCTGTTGATGTAGGACCGGTTGCTGCAATCCGAATGCGAATGCTTCGTGTTAGCGATTTCAAAGGAGGAGCGTCAGAAGTAACGGAAGCTTGTTACGCGATACTTGTTTTGGTACTTCCTAGCGCAGAGGATAGATCTTGGAGCAATCAAGAGATGGAGATTATTAAAGTTGTTGCCGATCAGGTAACTGTGGCTCTTTCTCATGCTGCAATTCTCGAAGAATCGCAGCTCATGAGGGAGAAATTGGAGGAGCAAAACCAATCATTGCAACAGGAGAAAAGGAAGACTATGATGGCGAGTGAGGCTAGAGCGGTTTTTCAGAAAGTTATGAGTAATGGAATGGGAAGGCCAATGCATTCAGTTATGGGTTTGCTTTCAATGTTGCAAGATGAGAATTTGAAAAATGAACAGAAACTTATTGTGGATTCGATGGTAAGGACAAGCAGCGTTGTATCGAACTTGATGAACGATGCTATGGATAATTCGGATAGGGATGTTGGAAGTGGAAGATTTACTTTGGAGATGAAATGTTTTGGGTTACATAACATGTTGAAAGAAGCAGCTTGCATTGCTAAGTGTATGAGTTTATGTAAGGGTTATGGATTTAAGGTTGAGGTTGATAAATCCTTGCCTAACTATGTTATCGGCGATGAGAAGAGGGTCTTTCAAGTGATTTTGCACATGGTTAGGAACCTTATAGATGGTAACCACGGTGGAGGTATTCTTGTCTTTCGAGTTTTTGCAGAATCGGGAAGCCGAGGAAGGACTGATCAGGGATATGCAACTTGGAGACCAAGCTCGTCTAGCGGTGATGTAGATGTTAGATTTGAGATTGGGATCAATAGCAGTGATTCTGAATCCGAGACCTCAGCTTCTTCAGGCCGGCTTTCAGGTAGGACGCGTACGAGTGATCGGGCGTTCGATGAAAAGTTGAGCTTCATTAATTGCAAGAAGATAATCCAG TCAATGAAAGGGAGCATTCGGTCGGTACCAAACGCTAGAGGCTTTCCTCAAGTCATGACCCTGGCTCTACGGTTTCAGTTGCGTCGATCAATCGCTGTAACCATCCCCGAACCAGGAGAGAGTTCAGAGTCGTCGAGTTCAAATTCTTTGTTCCGTGGTCTGCAAGTCTTGTTGGCTGACAACGACGATGTTAATAGAGTAGTAACACGTAAATTTCTTCAGAAACTCGGCTGTGTTGTCACATCAGTTTCTTCCGGATTAGAATGTCTTAGCCTTATTGGACCTGCTGGTGGATCTCCCTTTGAAGTCATTCTTTTGGATCTTCACTTGCCTGATTTAGATGGATTTGAAGTTACTTCGAGGATCCGGAAGTTTAAAAGCCGTAATTGGCCTATCGTCGTTGCTTTGACAGCAAGCTCGGGAGAAGGTTTGCGGGAAAAATGTATGCATATTGGATTTAATGGAGTTATCCGAAAGCCGATTCTGTTGCAAGGATTCTCCGACGAACTTCGAAGAATCCTAAAGGGAAACTAG
- the LOC131625843 gene encoding uncharacterized protein LOC131625843: protein MYFYRNLMGKAASNVTHINIAVMRKEKVGGYVAKFFKVCWPIIKTDVVAAGREFFDQGQILKEFNKTVVTLILKTEEAKHVKDYIPIARCITVYKIISKIMTSRLGKVLPSVIGVNQATFIPDWYAMEQELNEIGLPRKFIHWVMAAQNTISYVFNVNSSVSGTMQAKRGLRQGDPISPLLFVTMMEYLKRLLDNMQHNYNFNHHAKCERLGITNITFADDVLLLCKGEVNSVNRLLSTANVFSASTRLVINPKKCKVYCGGMDKVSKVQVIEATNFDEGQLPFRYLGVPITSKKLNTNHHMPLIDRIMSRIMH from the exons ATGTACTTTTATAGAAACCTTATGGGAAAGGCCGCCAGTAATGTTACTCACATTAATATTGCTGTCATGAGGAAAGAGAA AGTGGGTGGTTATGTTGCTAAATTCTTTAAAGTTTGTTGGCCTATTATCAAAACTGATGTGGTGGCTGCTGGGAGGGAATTCTTTGATCAGGGGCAAATTTTGAAAGAGTTTAATAAAACTGTGGTAACTCTGATTCTAAAGACTGAGGAGGCAAAGCATGTTAAGGACTATATACCAATAGCTCGTTGCATTACTGTCTATAAAATCATTTCAAAAATCATGACCTCTAGATTGGGCAAGGTTCTCCCTAGTGTCATTGGTGTTAATCAGGCTACTTTCATTCCAG ATTGGTATGCCATGGAGCAAGAGCTAAATGAAATTGGGTTGCCTAGGAAATTTATCCATTGGGTGATGGCTGCTCAAAACACAATTAGCTATGTCTTCAATGTTAATAGTAGTGTGTCTGGGACTATGCAGGCTAAAAGGGGTTTAAGGCAAGGGGATCCTATTTCCCCCTTACTTTTTGTGACTATGATGGAATACCTGAAGCGGTTGTTGGATAATATGCAGCATAACTATAACTTCAATCATCATGCAAAGTGTGAGAGATTGGGTATTACAAACATCACCTTTGCTGATGATGTGCTTTTGTTATGCAAAGGGGAAGTAAACTCTGTCAATAGATTACTTTCTACTGCCAATGTTTTCTCTGCTTCAACAAGATTGGTGATTAACCCTAAGAAATGCAAGGTCTACTGTGGTGGTATGGACAAGGTTTCTAAGGTTCAAGTGATTGAGGCAACCAATTTTGATGAAGGGCAATTACCCTTTAGATATTTGGGAGTCCCTATTACTAGTAAGAAGCTGAACACTAACCATCACATGCCTCTGATAGATAGAATTATGAGCAGGATCATGCATTGA